The Streptomyces sp. NBC_00440 genome contains a region encoding:
- a CDS encoding PP2C family protein-serine/threonine phosphatase codes for MPLARSLTRLLVERDTTRRERAAFLVFLLVVLAAIVGVESVTPGDLRVVLFASLVPLVGALVLSVLATAALATLAGISIAVSYPLFAPHEHNPGQMAVVLASTWTVGMLALLIARLGSQRQSLLERTRGAAEAVQLALLRPFPLRTKDFEAYGVYLAAEEYARVGGDLYELIESPFGTRVLVADVRGKGLDAINAGAAVLSAFRVAGYEEPGLSDLTRRMENILDRYNVYAETIGQEPRHVTALLVEFAPDRQRMRLVNCGHLEPFAVSDSGARQVALGEAGLPLGLGFLVPDEERARAVVETRLPYGDRLLLFTDGVTEARDGHRVFYPLARRLEGWTGLEPAALVREIEQDLHRYVGGRLQDDAAIMVITAR; via the coding sequence ATGCCGCTCGCACGCAGCCTCACGCGTCTGCTCGTGGAGCGGGACACGACGCGTAGGGAGCGCGCAGCGTTCCTCGTGTTTCTGCTCGTGGTGCTGGCCGCGATCGTGGGAGTGGAGTCCGTCACCCCCGGAGACCTGCGGGTGGTGCTGTTCGCGAGTCTGGTCCCGCTCGTCGGCGCCCTCGTGCTGAGCGTCCTGGCCACCGCCGCGCTCGCCACCCTCGCCGGTATCAGCATCGCCGTCTCGTACCCCCTGTTCGCACCGCACGAGCACAACCCCGGGCAGATGGCCGTCGTTCTCGCCTCGACCTGGACGGTCGGGATGCTCGCGCTGCTCATCGCGCGGCTCGGCTCCCAGCGGCAGTCACTCCTGGAGCGGACCCGCGGAGCCGCCGAGGCCGTCCAGCTCGCGTTGCTGCGGCCGTTCCCCCTGCGTACCAAGGACTTCGAGGCCTACGGGGTCTACCTCGCGGCGGAGGAGTACGCGCGGGTGGGCGGCGATCTGTACGAGCTGATCGAGTCGCCGTTCGGGACCCGGGTGCTCGTCGCCGATGTGCGCGGCAAGGGGCTCGACGCCATCAACGCGGGCGCGGCCGTGCTCAGCGCCTTCCGGGTGGCGGGGTACGAGGAGCCGGGCCTGTCGGACTTGACCCGGCGCATGGAGAACATACTGGACCGCTACAACGTGTACGCCGAGACCATCGGCCAGGAGCCGCGCCATGTCACCGCGCTGCTGGTCGAGTTCGCCCCGGACCGGCAGCGGATGCGGCTGGTGAACTGCGGCCATCTGGAGCCGTTCGCGGTCTCCGACTCCGGTGCGCGGCAGGTCGCTCTGGGGGAGGCGGGACTGCCGCTGGGGCTCGGCTTCCTGGTCCCCGACGAGGAACGGGCGCGCGCAGTCGTGGAGACGCGACTGCCGTACGGGGACAGGCTGCTGCTGTTCACGGACGGGGTCACGGAGGCCCGGGACGGCCACAGGGTGTTCTACCCGCTGGCCCGGCGGCTGGAGGGCTGGACCGGCCTGGAACCGGCCGCTCTGGTGCGGGAGATCGAGCAGGATCTCCACCGGTACGTCGGCGGGCGGCTCCAGGACGACGCCGCGATCATGGTGATCACCGCCCGCTGA